The Aquila chrysaetos chrysaetos chromosome 6, bAquChr1.4, whole genome shotgun sequence genome window below encodes:
- the PLCD4 gene encoding 1-phosphatidylinositol 4,5-bisphosphate phosphodiesterase delta-4 isoform X2, producing MQQGTLMRKVKSKSWKKQRYFKLQDDCMTIWYQSKRTGKTESAFSISDVETVREGHQSEVLQSLADEFPPERCFTIVFYGRRGNLDLIAGSAEEAQCWVQGLRQLIEVATSMDQREKIDQWIRDWFQKADKNKDGRMNFKEVQRLLKMMNVDMNEDHALRLFQAADKSESGTLEGEEFVLFYKTLTQREEVLSLFQDFSEDGKKLTLLELVDFLRQEQLEDEGTEELAMELIDKYEPSETARARHALSADGFLMYLCSPEGSIFNPRHRALWQDMSQPLCHYFISSSHNTYLIEDQIRGQSSIEGYIRALKRGCRCLEVDCWDGPNGEPMVYHGHTFTSKIPFREVVSTLGKYAFKTSDYPVILSLENHCSMEQQEVLAQQLKDILGEQLLTATTDGRVPTQLPSPEELKHKILLKGKKIGRLEDMLDGPGDEAPDVSDDDNGAEAEEERRRVKKDKENLAQALSDCIIYCKSVSFRGFQEARSHSRPSEISSFAEAKARKLIRDTGNEFVRHNAWQLTRIYPSGMRTDSSNYSPQEMWNVGCQIVALNFQTAGMEMDLCDGLFSQNGRCGYVLKPPFMRDEETLFNPSDPGSWEGPGPITLTIQVISGQQLPKVANTKDGAVIDPLVRVEIHGVPADQARQETKYIENNGFNPRWDETLQFQLHVPELALVRFVVEDYDKTSRNDFVGQFTLAFTNIKPGYRHIHLLSKDGTTIPPSSLFVHIRITEPPGPEQD from the exons ATGCAGCAAGGGACGCTGATGCGCAAAGTCAAGTCCAAGAGCTGGAAGAAGCAGCGTTACTTCAAGCTGCAGGATGACTGCATGACCATCTGGTACCAGTCCAAGAGGACAGGCAAAACTGAGTCTGCTT tCTCCATCAGCGATGTGGAGACGGTGCGGGAAGGGCACCAGTCGGAGGtgctgcagagcctggctgACGAGTTTCCCCCCGAGCGCTGCTTCACCATTGTCTTCTATGGCCGCCGGGGCAACCTGGACCTCATTGCCGGCTCGGCAGAGGAGGCGCAGTGCTGGGTCCAGGGCCTGCGCCAGCTCATTGAAGTGGCCACCAGCATGGACCAAAGGGAGAAGATAGACCA GTGGATTCGTGACTGGTTCCAGAAAGCCGACAAGAATAAGGATGGGCGCATGAACTTCAAGGAGGTGCAGCGTCTCCTCAAGATGATGAACGTCGACATGAATGAGGATCATGCCCTGCGGCTCTTCCAG GCTGCTGACAAGTCAGAGTCAGGGACGCTGGAAGGGGAGGAGTTTGTGCTCTTCTACAAGACCCTTACACAGCGTGAGGAGGTGCTGAGCCTCTTCCAGGACTTCTCCGAGGATGGGAAGAAGCTGAcactgctggagctggtggatTTCCTGCGGCAAGAGCAGCTGGAGGACGAGGGCACAGAGGAGCTGGCCATGGAGCTCATCGACAAGTACGAACCATCAGAGACAG cccggGCTCGCCATGCACTGAGTGCCGACGGGTTCCTCATGTACCTCTGCTCCCCGGAGGGCTCCATCTTCAACCCCCGGCACCGGGCGCTGTGGCAGGACATGAGCCAGCCGCTCTGCCACTacttcatctcctcctcccacaACACCTACTTGATAGAGGACCAGATCCGGGGCCAGAGCAGCATCGAGGGCTACATCAG GGCTCTGAAACGGGGCTGCCGGTGCCTGGAGGTGGATTGCTGGGACGGGCCGAACGGGGAGCCCATGGTGTACCACGGCCACACCTTCACTTCCAAAATCCCCTTCCGGGAGGTGGTGAGCACCCTGGGGAAGTACGCCTTCAAG ACCTCAGACTACCCGGTAATCCTGTCCCTGGAGAACCATTGCAGCATGGAGCAGCAGGAGGTCCTGGCCCAGCAGCTCAAGGACATCCTGGGGGAACAGCTCCTCACCGCCACCACCGATGGGCGCGTCCCCACCCAGCTCCCGTCCCCGGAG GAGCTGAAGCACAAGATCCTACTGAAGGGGAAGAAGATCGGGCGGCTGGAGGACATGCTGGATGGGCCGGGGGATGAGGCGCCCGATGTGTCCGATGATGACAAcggggcagaggcagaggaggagaggcgGAGGGTGAAG AAGGACAAGGAGAACCTGGCGCAGGCATTGTCTGACTGCATCATCTACTGCAAGAGCGTGTCCTTCCGGGGCTTCCAGGAGGCCCGCAGCCATTCCCGGCCCTCCGAGATCTCTTCTTTTGCTGAGGCCAAGGCCAGGAAGCTCATCCGGGACACGG GGAATGAGTTTGTTCGCCACAATGCCTGGCAGCTGACACGCATCTACCCCAGCGGGATGCGGACTGACTCCTCCAACTACAGTCCCCAGGAGATGTGGAACGTGGGGTGCCAGATCG TGGCTCTGAACTTCCAGACGGCTGGCATGGAGATGGACCTGTGTGACGGGCTCTTCAGCCAGAACGGCCGCTGCGGCTATGTGCTCAAACCACCCTTCATGAGGGATGAGGAGACTCTCTTCAACCCCAGTGACCCTGGCAGCTGGGAGGGCCCTGGCCCCATCACCCTGACGATCCAG GTGATCAGCGGGCAGCAGCTGcccaaagtggccaacactAAGGACGGAGCCGTCATTGACCCGCTGGTGCGTGTGGAGATCCATGGGGTCCCTGCAGACCAGGCGCGCCAGGAGACCAAGTACATTGAGAACAATG GGTTTAACCCCCGCTGGGACGAGACACTCCAGTTCCAGCTCCACGTGCCTGAGCTGGCCCTCGTCCGCTTTGTGGTGGAGGATTACGACAAGACGTCCAGGAATGACTTCGTGGGCCAGTTCACCCTAGCTTTTACCAACATCAAACCTG GCTACCGCCACATCCATCTTCTCTCCAAGGACGGCACCACCATCCCGCCCTCTTCTCTCTTTGTCCACATCCGCATCACTGAGCCGCCTGGCCCTGAGCAGGACTGA
- the PLCD4 gene encoding 1-phosphatidylinositol 4,5-bisphosphate phosphodiesterase delta-4 isoform X1: protein MASLLCNARIQLTDTLEQMQQGTLMRKVKSKSWKKQRYFKLQDDCMTIWYQSKRTGKTESAFSISDVETVREGHQSEVLQSLADEFPPERCFTIVFYGRRGNLDLIAGSAEEAQCWVQGLRQLIEVATSMDQREKIDQWIRDWFQKADKNKDGRMNFKEVQRLLKMMNVDMNEDHALRLFQAADKSESGTLEGEEFVLFYKTLTQREEVLSLFQDFSEDGKKLTLLELVDFLRQEQLEDEGTEELAMELIDKYEPSETARARHALSADGFLMYLCSPEGSIFNPRHRALWQDMSQPLCHYFISSSHNTYLIEDQIRGQSSIEGYIRALKRGCRCLEVDCWDGPNGEPMVYHGHTFTSKIPFREVVSTLGKYAFKTSDYPVILSLENHCSMEQQEVLAQQLKDILGEQLLTATTDGRVPTQLPSPEELKHKILLKGKKIGRLEDMLDGPGDEAPDVSDDDNGAEAEEERRRVKKDKENLAQALSDCIIYCKSVSFRGFQEARSHSRPSEISSFAEAKARKLIRDTGNEFVRHNAWQLTRIYPSGMRTDSSNYSPQEMWNVGCQIVALNFQTAGMEMDLCDGLFSQNGRCGYVLKPPFMRDEETLFNPSDPGSWEGPGPITLTIQVISGQQLPKVANTKDGAVIDPLVRVEIHGVPADQARQETKYIENNGFNPRWDETLQFQLHVPELALVRFVVEDYDKTSRNDFVGQFTLAFTNIKPGYRHIHLLSKDGTTIPPSSLFVHIRITEPPGPEQD, encoded by the exons atGGCATCGCTGCTGTGCAACGCCC GCATCCAGCTCACAGACACGCTGGAGCAGATGCAGCAAGGGACGCTGATGCGCAAAGTCAAGTCCAAGAGCTGGAAGAAGCAGCGTTACTTCAAGCTGCAGGATGACTGCATGACCATCTGGTACCAGTCCAAGAGGACAGGCAAAACTGAGTCTGCTT tCTCCATCAGCGATGTGGAGACGGTGCGGGAAGGGCACCAGTCGGAGGtgctgcagagcctggctgACGAGTTTCCCCCCGAGCGCTGCTTCACCATTGTCTTCTATGGCCGCCGGGGCAACCTGGACCTCATTGCCGGCTCGGCAGAGGAGGCGCAGTGCTGGGTCCAGGGCCTGCGCCAGCTCATTGAAGTGGCCACCAGCATGGACCAAAGGGAGAAGATAGACCA GTGGATTCGTGACTGGTTCCAGAAAGCCGACAAGAATAAGGATGGGCGCATGAACTTCAAGGAGGTGCAGCGTCTCCTCAAGATGATGAACGTCGACATGAATGAGGATCATGCCCTGCGGCTCTTCCAG GCTGCTGACAAGTCAGAGTCAGGGACGCTGGAAGGGGAGGAGTTTGTGCTCTTCTACAAGACCCTTACACAGCGTGAGGAGGTGCTGAGCCTCTTCCAGGACTTCTCCGAGGATGGGAAGAAGCTGAcactgctggagctggtggatTTCCTGCGGCAAGAGCAGCTGGAGGACGAGGGCACAGAGGAGCTGGCCATGGAGCTCATCGACAAGTACGAACCATCAGAGACAG cccggGCTCGCCATGCACTGAGTGCCGACGGGTTCCTCATGTACCTCTGCTCCCCGGAGGGCTCCATCTTCAACCCCCGGCACCGGGCGCTGTGGCAGGACATGAGCCAGCCGCTCTGCCACTacttcatctcctcctcccacaACACCTACTTGATAGAGGACCAGATCCGGGGCCAGAGCAGCATCGAGGGCTACATCAG GGCTCTGAAACGGGGCTGCCGGTGCCTGGAGGTGGATTGCTGGGACGGGCCGAACGGGGAGCCCATGGTGTACCACGGCCACACCTTCACTTCCAAAATCCCCTTCCGGGAGGTGGTGAGCACCCTGGGGAAGTACGCCTTCAAG ACCTCAGACTACCCGGTAATCCTGTCCCTGGAGAACCATTGCAGCATGGAGCAGCAGGAGGTCCTGGCCCAGCAGCTCAAGGACATCCTGGGGGAACAGCTCCTCACCGCCACCACCGATGGGCGCGTCCCCACCCAGCTCCCGTCCCCGGAG GAGCTGAAGCACAAGATCCTACTGAAGGGGAAGAAGATCGGGCGGCTGGAGGACATGCTGGATGGGCCGGGGGATGAGGCGCCCGATGTGTCCGATGATGACAAcggggcagaggcagaggaggagaggcgGAGGGTGAAG AAGGACAAGGAGAACCTGGCGCAGGCATTGTCTGACTGCATCATCTACTGCAAGAGCGTGTCCTTCCGGGGCTTCCAGGAGGCCCGCAGCCATTCCCGGCCCTCCGAGATCTCTTCTTTTGCTGAGGCCAAGGCCAGGAAGCTCATCCGGGACACGG GGAATGAGTTTGTTCGCCACAATGCCTGGCAGCTGACACGCATCTACCCCAGCGGGATGCGGACTGACTCCTCCAACTACAGTCCCCAGGAGATGTGGAACGTGGGGTGCCAGATCG TGGCTCTGAACTTCCAGACGGCTGGCATGGAGATGGACCTGTGTGACGGGCTCTTCAGCCAGAACGGCCGCTGCGGCTATGTGCTCAAACCACCCTTCATGAGGGATGAGGAGACTCTCTTCAACCCCAGTGACCCTGGCAGCTGGGAGGGCCCTGGCCCCATCACCCTGACGATCCAG GTGATCAGCGGGCAGCAGCTGcccaaagtggccaacactAAGGACGGAGCCGTCATTGACCCGCTGGTGCGTGTGGAGATCCATGGGGTCCCTGCAGACCAGGCGCGCCAGGAGACCAAGTACATTGAGAACAATG GGTTTAACCCCCGCTGGGACGAGACACTCCAGTTCCAGCTCCACGTGCCTGAGCTGGCCCTCGTCCGCTTTGTGGTGGAGGATTACGACAAGACGTCCAGGAATGACTTCGTGGGCCAGTTCACCCTAGCTTTTACCAACATCAAACCTG GCTACCGCCACATCCATCTTCTCTCCAAGGACGGCACCACCATCCCGCCCTCTTCTCTCTTTGTCCACATCCGCATCACTGAGCCGCCTGGCCCTGAGCAGGACTGA
- the PLCD4 gene encoding 1-phosphatidylinositol 4,5-bisphosphate phosphodiesterase delta-4 isoform X3, with product MDQREKIDQWIRDWFQKADKNKDGRMNFKEVQRLLKMMNVDMNEDHALRLFQAADKSESGTLEGEEFVLFYKTLTQREEVLSLFQDFSEDGKKLTLLELVDFLRQEQLEDEGTEELAMELIDKYEPSETARARHALSADGFLMYLCSPEGSIFNPRHRALWQDMSQPLCHYFISSSHNTYLIEDQIRGQSSIEGYIRALKRGCRCLEVDCWDGPNGEPMVYHGHTFTSKIPFREVVSTLGKYAFKTSDYPVILSLENHCSMEQQEVLAQQLKDILGEQLLTATTDGRVPTQLPSPEELKHKILLKGKKIGRLEDMLDGPGDEAPDVSDDDNGAEAEEERRRVKKDKENLAQALSDCIIYCKSVSFRGFQEARSHSRPSEISSFAEAKARKLIRDTGNEFVRHNAWQLTRIYPSGMRTDSSNYSPQEMWNVGCQIVALNFQTAGMEMDLCDGLFSQNGRCGYVLKPPFMRDEETLFNPSDPGSWEGPGPITLTIQVISGQQLPKVANTKDGAVIDPLVRVEIHGVPADQARQETKYIENNGFNPRWDETLQFQLHVPELALVRFVVEDYDKTSRNDFVGQFTLAFTNIKPGYRHIHLLSKDGTTIPPSSLFVHIRITEPPGPEQD from the exons ATGGACCAAAGGGAGAAGATAGACCA GTGGATTCGTGACTGGTTCCAGAAAGCCGACAAGAATAAGGATGGGCGCATGAACTTCAAGGAGGTGCAGCGTCTCCTCAAGATGATGAACGTCGACATGAATGAGGATCATGCCCTGCGGCTCTTCCAG GCTGCTGACAAGTCAGAGTCAGGGACGCTGGAAGGGGAGGAGTTTGTGCTCTTCTACAAGACCCTTACACAGCGTGAGGAGGTGCTGAGCCTCTTCCAGGACTTCTCCGAGGATGGGAAGAAGCTGAcactgctggagctggtggatTTCCTGCGGCAAGAGCAGCTGGAGGACGAGGGCACAGAGGAGCTGGCCATGGAGCTCATCGACAAGTACGAACCATCAGAGACAG cccggGCTCGCCATGCACTGAGTGCCGACGGGTTCCTCATGTACCTCTGCTCCCCGGAGGGCTCCATCTTCAACCCCCGGCACCGGGCGCTGTGGCAGGACATGAGCCAGCCGCTCTGCCACTacttcatctcctcctcccacaACACCTACTTGATAGAGGACCAGATCCGGGGCCAGAGCAGCATCGAGGGCTACATCAG GGCTCTGAAACGGGGCTGCCGGTGCCTGGAGGTGGATTGCTGGGACGGGCCGAACGGGGAGCCCATGGTGTACCACGGCCACACCTTCACTTCCAAAATCCCCTTCCGGGAGGTGGTGAGCACCCTGGGGAAGTACGCCTTCAAG ACCTCAGACTACCCGGTAATCCTGTCCCTGGAGAACCATTGCAGCATGGAGCAGCAGGAGGTCCTGGCCCAGCAGCTCAAGGACATCCTGGGGGAACAGCTCCTCACCGCCACCACCGATGGGCGCGTCCCCACCCAGCTCCCGTCCCCGGAG GAGCTGAAGCACAAGATCCTACTGAAGGGGAAGAAGATCGGGCGGCTGGAGGACATGCTGGATGGGCCGGGGGATGAGGCGCCCGATGTGTCCGATGATGACAAcggggcagaggcagaggaggagaggcgGAGGGTGAAG AAGGACAAGGAGAACCTGGCGCAGGCATTGTCTGACTGCATCATCTACTGCAAGAGCGTGTCCTTCCGGGGCTTCCAGGAGGCCCGCAGCCATTCCCGGCCCTCCGAGATCTCTTCTTTTGCTGAGGCCAAGGCCAGGAAGCTCATCCGGGACACGG GGAATGAGTTTGTTCGCCACAATGCCTGGCAGCTGACACGCATCTACCCCAGCGGGATGCGGACTGACTCCTCCAACTACAGTCCCCAGGAGATGTGGAACGTGGGGTGCCAGATCG TGGCTCTGAACTTCCAGACGGCTGGCATGGAGATGGACCTGTGTGACGGGCTCTTCAGCCAGAACGGCCGCTGCGGCTATGTGCTCAAACCACCCTTCATGAGGGATGAGGAGACTCTCTTCAACCCCAGTGACCCTGGCAGCTGGGAGGGCCCTGGCCCCATCACCCTGACGATCCAG GTGATCAGCGGGCAGCAGCTGcccaaagtggccaacactAAGGACGGAGCCGTCATTGACCCGCTGGTGCGTGTGGAGATCCATGGGGTCCCTGCAGACCAGGCGCGCCAGGAGACCAAGTACATTGAGAACAATG GGTTTAACCCCCGCTGGGACGAGACACTCCAGTTCCAGCTCCACGTGCCTGAGCTGGCCCTCGTCCGCTTTGTGGTGGAGGATTACGACAAGACGTCCAGGAATGACTTCGTGGGCCAGTTCACCCTAGCTTTTACCAACATCAAACCTG GCTACCGCCACATCCATCTTCTCTCCAAGGACGGCACCACCATCCCGCCCTCTTCTCTCTTTGTCCACATCCGCATCACTGAGCCGCCTGGCCCTGAGCAGGACTGA